One segment of Alnus glutinosa chromosome 2, dhAlnGlut1.1, whole genome shotgun sequence DNA contains the following:
- the LOC133859750 gene encoding uncharacterized protein LOC133859750, with amino-acid sequence MELFHKAKDVRFRSRHDKYLLAEDDEESVCQDRNGAIKNARWTVEIVENANALRFKSCYGKYLTASNTPFLLGMTGKKVLQTLPQRLDSSVEWEPIREGFQVRLKTRYGHFLRANGGVPPWRNSITHDIPHRTATQDWVLWDVDVVQIRVQSLPSQPPSEPLSRSDSSSSEASSKIELVSPQAREELSDELHGSPMKREGRVIYYNVADEKGDVDDESEGLSFTFKGSSVEELKEKLKEETGLSDILVCSRNPLSGKLCPLRLHLPPNNSDMHVVVVPSSSEGSPPEQ; translated from the exons ATGGAACTCTTCCATAAGGCCAAAGACGTGCGTTTCCGGAGCCGCCACGACAAGTACCTATTAGCCGAGGATGATGAAGAATCTGTGTGCCAAGATCGCAATGGCGCGATCAAGAATGCTAGATGGACTGTGGAGATCGTTGAGAATGCCAACGCTTTACGCTTCAAAAGCTGCTATGGAAAGTACTTGACGGCCTCCAACACGCCGTTTCTACTGGGAATGACGGGCAAGAAAGTCCTGCAAACACTGCCACAAAGATTGGATTCATCGGTGGAATGGGAGCCCATTAGAGAAGGATTCCAGGTCAGGCTCAAGACGCGTTATGGCCACTTCTTGCGCGCAAACGGTGGCGTTCCGCCTTGGCGGAACTCGATCACGCATGACATTCCACATAGAACTGCAACACAGGATTGGGTTTTGTGGGATGTGGATGTGGTGCAGATTCGGGTGCAATCTCTACCAAGTCAACCGCCATCAGAACCCCTTAGTCGAAGCGATTCTTCCTCTTCAGAAGCAAGTTCCAAAATTGAACTTGTGTCTCCTCAAGCCAGAGAAGAG TTGAGTGATGAGTTACATGGTTCACCCATGAAGAGAGAAGGCAGAGTAATTTATTATAATGTGGCTGATGAAAAAGGAGACGTTGATGATGAATCCGAAGGACTTTCCTTTACATTCAAGGGGAGTAGTGTGGAGGAGTTGAAGGAAAAGTTGAAGGAAGAGACAGGACTCAGTGATATCCTCGTGTGTTCTCGCAATCCATTGAGTGGGAAACTTTGCCCCCTTCGCTTACACCTTCCTCCCAACAATTCTGATATGCATGTTGTTGTGGTTCCCTCGTCGTCTGAAG GGAGTCCTCCTGAACAGTAA
- the LOC133859749 gene encoding putative pentatricopeptide repeat-containing protein At3g28640, translated as MTHLHLLPHSTKVSSIQAWKRCMSLAQRCTTMRQLKPIHAIFLTNGLHHNNYAIAKLITFCALSDTGNLSYASLMFSKIQAPNSFIYNALIRAYSRGSQPQLALHYFQLMLKDTNLAPDHHSFHFVLLACSNAKWVLLGKQIHNLIVKNGLVLFDGHVQTAVIRVYADCKVLADARKMFDEIPCLDVIQWNVLMNGYVKCNLAAESLKLFRDMLVFGVEPDEFCVTTVLTACAQMGALWQGKWIHEYVKKRKRMELDVFVMTALVDMYAKCGCIDMAEEVFVRMPKRNVFSWAAMIGGLAVHGYARKAIHCLERMQVDDRLKPDGVVLLGVLMACTHAGLQEEAQLLLDNMEARYGIRPKHEHYSCMVDLLCRAGRLDEALQFTRRMPMKPLASVWGALLSGCRIHNNVHLAELAVEELLVLENDGAEEDGAYVQLSNIYLGVRRGEDARRLRRMIGDTGLKKTPGCSMIEVDGRVNEFVSGDVSHLHGAQIRAMLELLSLELV; from the coding sequence ATGAcccacctccacctcctcccACACAGCACCAAGGTAAGCAGTATCCAGGCATGGAAACGGTGCATGTCCCTTGCGCAACGCTGCACCACCATGCGTCAACTCAAGCCCATCCACGCCATCTTCCTCACCAACGGTCTCCACCACAACAACTACGCCATCGCCAAACTCATCACCTTTTGCGCTCTCTCCGACACCGGCAACCTCTCTTACGCTTCCCTCATGTTCAGCAAAATTCAAGCACCCAATTCATTTATTTACAACGCCCTTATCAGAGCTTATTCCCGCGGTTCACAGCCTCAACTTGCTCTGCATTACTTCCAACTCATGTTGAAAGATACTAACTTAGCTCCCGACCACCACTCGTTTCATTTCGTTCTTTTGGCTTGCTCGAATGCCAAATGGGTACTTTTGGGCAAGCAAATTCACAATTTGATAGTAAAAAATGGATTGGTTTTATTTGATGGTCATGTTCAGACAGCAGTAATCAGAGTTTATGCTGACTGTAAGGTTTTGGCTGATGCGCGGAAAATGTTCGATGAAATTCCTTGTTTAGAtgttattcagtggaatgttcttatGAATGGGTATGTTAAGTGTAATTTGGCTGCTGAGTCTTTGAAGCTTTTCCGGGATATGTTGGTGTTTGGAGTTGAGCCTGATGAATTTTGTGTAACTACTGTGCTTACGGCTTGTGCTCAGATGGGTGCGCTTTGGCAGGGGAAATGGATTCATGAGTATGTTAAGAAGAGGAAAAGGATGGAATTGGATGTGTTTGTCATGACGGCACTGGTTGATATGTATGCCAAGTGTGGGTGTATAGACATGGCTGAGGAAGTCTTTGTGAGAATGCCTAAAAGGAATGTGTTCTCATGGGCAGCCATGATTGGAGGGCTGGCAGTTCATGGGTACGCGAGGAAGGCGATTCATTGCTTGGAGAGGATGCAGGTAGATGACAGGCTGAAGCCAGATGGGGTTGTCCTTCTTGGAGTTCTAATGGCATGCACACATGCAGGACTCCAAGAGGAAGCCCAATTGCTGTTGGATAACATGGAAGCTCGATATGGCATTAGACCCAAGCATGAGCACTATAGTTGCATGGTGGACTTACTGTGTAGAGCAGGTCGATTAGATGAAGCACTTCAGTTCACAAGAAGAATGCCAATGAAGCCACTTGCTTCTGTATGGGGTGCTTTGCTGAGTGGTTGTCGAATTCATAATAATGTTCACCTTGCAGAGCTTGCTGTTGAAGAGCTTCTAGTGCTAGAAAATGATGGGGCAGAAGAAGATGGAGCTTATGTTCAGTTGTCTAACATTTATTTGGGTGTACGGAGAGGTGAAGATGCACGTAGGTTAAGGAGGATGATCGGTGATACAGGACTTAAGAAAACACCAGGTTGTAGCATGATAGAGGTGGATGGCAGAGTGAATGAGTTTGTTTCAGGAGATGTATCTCATTTGCATGGTGCTCAGATACGTGCAATGCTAGAGCTACTGTCCCTTGAGTTAGTTTAA